One Vicinamibacterales bacterium DNA window includes the following coding sequences:
- a CDS encoding lmo0937 family membrane protein — protein MLFTIAVILLVLWLLGLVSGYTLGNFIYVLLVIAIVLFIVGLVSGRRTV, from the coding sequence ATGCTGTTTACGATTGCGGTGATCCTGCTGGTGCTGTGGCTGCTCGGACTGGTCAGCGGCTACACGCTCGGCAACTTCATCTATGTGCTGCTCGTGATCGCGATCGTGCTCTTCATCGTCGGTCTGGTCAGCGGCCGCCGCACGGTGTAG